A window from Methanomassiliicoccus sp. encodes these proteins:
- a CDS encoding KamA family radical SAM protein: MNEEHLAIDNQNQERDEDMRRDRRGVSVFESIHADHLRKLNPELFELLASDDDIEDVRINIFNLTSRLEFSYHSLYWQIDALERVNALYCIQVLRNLISPRNEKLSGCSTLTDMVRIARSGEIGDEDRALFVDFYHIVKGAMGMSGLTSREGPDLSNTFGREAARKRSDFLDVMSERCNEWISKYPTGLDPEVVARRKVNRERIMDALGASEEDWNDHHWQLRHVRRKAEDLDGLIELTDDEHEAIEQATGNRVPFGITPYYLSLMDFEAHRKNDHAIRAQVIPPLSYVKGILDTRTRGSLDFMREGDTSPVDLVTRRYPMIAILKPYNSCAQICVYCQRNWEIDDVMSPGALAPEQKIREALQWFEDHPMVTEILITGGDPLLISDNNLRRLLTNVAGIEHIKRVRFGTRLPVVLPMRFTDEIIKMLGEFNDPAKRELCLVTHFEHPYEVTPETMECIRRVRRDGLSVYNQQVFTMENSRRFETVALRLLLKQIGVDPYYTFNTKGKEETEWYRVPIARILQERKEESRMIPGLARTDVPVFNIPALGKNNLTNWQNHDLIMISPRGERVYEFHPWEKNIVAAPTYVYRDVPILRYLERLRERSEDPMNYASIWYYF; the protein is encoded by the coding sequence ATGAACGAAGAACATTTAGCGATAGATAACCAGAACCAGGAGAGGGACGAGGACATGCGTAGGGACCGAAGGGGCGTTTCAGTCTTCGAGTCCATCCATGCCGACCACCTGAGAAAGCTAAACCCGGAGCTGTTCGAGCTGTTGGCCTCGGACGACGATATCGAGGATGTAAGGATCAATATCTTCAACCTAACTTCACGCCTGGAGTTCTCATATCACTCCCTCTATTGGCAGATCGACGCTCTGGAGAGGGTCAACGCACTGTATTGCATTCAGGTGCTGCGGAACCTTATCTCCCCACGGAACGAGAAGTTAAGCGGATGCAGCACTCTGACAGATATGGTCCGCATCGCGCGCAGCGGTGAGATCGGGGACGAGGACCGGGCGCTGTTCGTCGATTTCTACCATATCGTCAAGGGGGCGATGGGCATGTCGGGTCTCACCAGCAGGGAAGGGCCCGATCTTTCCAATACCTTCGGACGAGAAGCGGCCAGGAAGCGCTCCGACTTCCTGGACGTCATGTCCGAGCGCTGCAATGAATGGATCTCCAAGTACCCCACCGGGCTGGACCCCGAGGTTGTGGCCCGCCGCAAGGTGAACCGGGAGCGCATCATGGACGCCCTGGGTGCCAGCGAAGAGGATTGGAACGACCATCACTGGCAGCTTCGACATGTGCGCAGAAAGGCGGAGGACCTGGACGGCCTGATCGAGCTGACCGATGACGAGCACGAGGCCATCGAACAGGCGACGGGGAACCGCGTGCCCTTCGGCATTACTCCATACTATCTCTCGCTGATGGACTTCGAGGCCCACCGCAAGAACGACCATGCCATCCGGGCGCAGGTCATACCGCCCCTGAGCTACGTAAAGGGTATCCTCGACACGAGGACCAGGGGCTCCCTGGACTTCATGCGGGAGGGCGACACCTCGCCCGTCGACCTGGTGACCCGCCGCTATCCCATGATCGCCATCCTGAAACCGTACAACAGTTGCGCCCAGATCTGCGTGTACTGCCAACGTAACTGGGAAATCGACGATGTGATGAGCCCCGGCGCTCTGGCCCCCGAGCAGAAGATCAGGGAGGCTCTGCAGTGGTTTGAGGACCACCCCATGGTCACCGAGATCCTAATCACCGGGGGGGATCCCCTACTCATCTCCGACAACAACCTCCGCCGCCTGCTGACGAATGTGGCAGGGATCGAGCATATCAAGAGGGTGAGGTTCGGGACCCGCCTACCTGTGGTGCTGCCCATGCGCTTCACCGACGAGATCATCAAGATGTTGGGGGAGTTCAACGACCCGGCCAAGCGGGAGCTGTGCCTGGTAACCCACTTCGAGCATCCATACGAGGTCACCCCGGAGACGATGGAGTGCATACGCCGGGTACGTCGGGATGGACTCTCGGTCTACAACCAGCAGGTTTTCACCATGGAGAACAGCCGACGGTTCGAGACGGTGGCGCTGCGCCTCCTCCTCAAGCAGATCGGCGTAGATCCCTACTACACTTTCAACACCAAGGGCAAGGAGGAGACGGAGTGGTACCGGGTGCCCATCGCCCGTATCCTGCAGGAGCGGAAGGAGGAGTCCAGGATGATCCCCGGGCTTGCTAGGACCGATGTACCGGTGTTCAACATTCCCGCCTTGGGGAAGAACAACCTGACCAACTGGCAGAACCACGATCTCATCATGATCTCGCCCCGAGGGGAACGGGTGTATGAGTTCCACCCCTGGGAGAAGAACATCGTGGCCGCACCTACCTATGTGTACCGGGACGTGCCCATCCTAAGGTACCTGGAGCGGCTGCGGGAGAGATCGGAGGACCCCATGAACTATGCCAGCATCTGGTACTACTTCTAG
- a CDS encoding class I SAM-dependent methyltransferase, with product MRIKEIIEATIMPDLYEKGTASMWEDEYISERLLEMHLNPDIDVASRKKTTIEGTVRWIEARLDWKNKRILDLGCGPGLYCELLAAAGHQVTGMDYSKRSIEHARQEAARKGLDIKYVHQNYLDLDLEEVFDVVMMIYCDFDVVTPEERSLLLNNVHRALKPGGQFIFDTLNMRTPSLMNGQGRSWEVAQGGFWRNEPYLALTETHHYGGMSVILQQHIILSESRPPAIYRFWNHYYGPATLTPILNAEGFPTVKYYGGILPDDAKGTSEMVTFVVAQKE from the coding sequence ATGCGCATCAAAGAAATCATAGAAGCAACAATAATGCCGGATCTATACGAAAAGGGCACCGCCAGCATGTGGGAGGATGAATATATATCAGAGCGTCTCCTCGAGATGCACCTAAATCCCGATATCGATGTTGCCAGCAGAAAAAAGACGACGATCGAGGGAACTGTACGGTGGATCGAAGCCCGCCTTGATTGGAAAAATAAACGAATACTTGACCTGGGATGCGGCCCCGGGCTATATTGTGAACTTTTAGCGGCGGCAGGTCACCAGGTGACCGGAATGGACTATTCGAAGCGGTCCATTGAGCATGCACGACAAGAGGCCGCTCGGAAAGGTTTGGACATCAAGTATGTTCATCAGAACTATCTCGACCTTGATCTTGAGGAAGTGTTCGACGTCGTAATGATGATATATTGCGACTTTGACGTGGTGACTCCTGAAGAGCGATCGTTGCTCTTGAACAATGTTCACCGTGCTCTCAAACCGGGAGGCCAGTTCATATTTGATACCCTGAACATGAGAACGCCTTCCTTAATGAACGGTCAAGGAAGGAGCTGGGAGGTTGCCCAAGGTGGGTTCTGGAGGAACGAACCGTATCTTGCTCTGACAGAAACACATCATTACGGTGGGATGAGCGTGATTCTACAACAACACATCATATTGTCGGAATCCCGGCCGCCTGCCATTTATCGGTTCTGGAATCATTACTATGGCCCGGCAACTCTCACTCCAATATTGAATGCAGAAGGCTTCCCCACGGTGAAATACTATGGCGGCATATTGCCCGATGATGCGAAGGGAACGAGCGAGATGGTCACGTTCGTGGTTGCTCAAAAAGAGTAA